In Candidatus Omnitrophota bacterium, the DNA window TATGAACGATATTGCTCTTGAACTGTTAGGGCGGGCTTCCCATGGGGACATGGATGCCTTTGAGCAGATATATAAGGCAACCAGCGGCTTTGTCTATAATGTAGCTTTTAGAATTACTCGCAATAGCCCTGATGCCGAGGAAGTCACCCAGGACGTTTTTATGAAGATATACCGGAATTTAAAGAATTTTCAGTTCCGTTCAACATTTAATACCTGGGTATATCGGATTACGCTAAACACCGCGATTAACCGTTATCGTAAATCCAGTAAAGAAGAAAAAGGCAGAGTGGATTACGATAATCTGATTGAATCTCTGCCTGACAACAGGCCGGTAAGAGAAGCAGCCATGCAAAGCGATAACGAATTCAGGCTTAATGC includes these proteins:
- a CDS encoding RNA polymerase sigma factor, which codes for MNDIALELLGRASHGDMDAFEQIYKATSGFVYNVAFRITRNSPDAEEVTQDVFMKIYRNLKNFQFRSTFNTWVYRITLNTAINRYRKSSKEEKGRVDYDNLIESLPDNRPVREAAMQSDNEFRLNALLGMLTQEHRVCIILREIEGLSYQEISDSLRIPVNTVRSRLKRAREALLEKSRRGQP